From a region of the Castor canadensis chromosome 7, mCasCan1.hap1v2, whole genome shotgun sequence genome:
- the Snip1 gene encoding smad nuclear-interacting protein 1, whose amino-acid sequence MKEVKSERERGSRRRHRDGDMVVAAAAAVVVKQERLSPEAAPPTHRRADFSGGSQSPPAGEPGRPGHRGNRARGVSRSPAKKKNKSSGRRSKSPRTKRSRSPHHSTVKVKQEREDHPRRGREDRQHREPSEQEHRRARNSDRDRHRGHSHQRRSSAERPGSGQAQGRDRDNQNLQAQEEEREFYNARRREHRQKNEVSGGGNEAQEVAPRPGGNSKNKEVPAKEKPSFELSGALLEDTNTFRGVVIKYSEPPEARIPKKRWRLYPFKNDEVLPVMYIHRQSAYLLGRHRRIADIPIDHPSCSKQHAVFQYRLVEYTRADGTVGRRVKPYIIDLGSGNGTFLNNKRIEPQRYYELKEKDVLKFGFSSREYVLLHESSDTSELDRKEDEDDEEEEEAVSDS is encoded by the exons ATGAAGGAGGTGAAGAGCGAACGGGAGCGGGGAAGCCGGCGAAGGCACAGGGACGGGGACAtggtggtggcggcggcggcggcggtggtggTGAAGCAGGAGCGCCTGAGCCCGGAAGCCGCGCCTCCCACCCACCGCCGTGCGGACTTCTCGGGCGGTAGCCAGTCTCCTCCGGCCGGCGAGCCCGGCCGCCCTGGCCATCGCGGGAACCGAGCCCGAGGAGTTAGTCG GTccccagccaaaaagaaaaacaagtcctCAGGGAGAAGAAGCAAGTCTCCTCGAACTAAGAGAAGCCGGAGTCCTCACCACTCAACAGTCAAAGTGAAGCAG GAACGTGAGGATCATCCCCGGAGAGGACGAGAGGATCGCCAGCACCGTGAGCCATCAGAACAGGAACACAGGAGAGCTAGGAACAGTGACCGAGACAGACACCGGGGCCATTCCCACCAGAGGAGGAGCTCTGCTGAGAGGCCTGGGAGTGGACAGGCTCAGGGACGGGATAGAGACAACCAGAACCTGCAGGCTCAGGAGGAAGAGCGAGAGTTTTATAATGCCAGACGCCGGGAGCATCGCCAGAAGAATGAAGTCAGTGGCGGTGGTAATGAGGCTCAAGAGGTGGCTCCTCGACCTGGTGGCAACAGTAAAAACAAAGAGGTGCctgctaaagaaaagccaagctTCGAACTTTCCGGGGCACTTCTTGAGGACACCAACACTTTCCGGGGTGTAGTCATTAAATACAGTGAACCCCCAGAAGCACGTATCCCCAAAAAACGCTGGCGTCTCTACCCCTTTAAAAATGATGAGGTACTTCCAGTCATGTACATCCATCGACAAAGTGCTTACCTTTTGGGTCGACACCGCCGCATCGCAGACATCCCCATTGATCATCCCTCTTGTTCAAAGCAGCATGCGGTCTTTCAGTATCG GCTTGTGGAATATACCCGTGCTGATGGTACAGTTGGCCGGAGGGTGAAGCCCTACATCATTGACCTTGGCTCAGGCAATGGAACCTTCTTGAACAACAAACGTATTGAGCCACAGAGATACTACGAACTGAAAGAAAAGGATGTACTTAAATTTGGGTTCAGTAGCAGAGAGTATGTATTGCTCCATGAGTCATCGGATACCTCTGAACTAGACAGGAAGGAAGATGAGGATGacgaggaagaagaggaagcagTGTCTGACAGCTAG
- the Dnali1 gene encoding axonemal dynein light intermediate polypeptide 1 gives MIPPADSLLKYDTPVLVSRNTEKRGPKARPLKVSPQQPGPSGPVPQPPKGKLASTSCVPDPTKQAEEILNAILPPREWVEDTQLWIQQVSSTPSTRMDVVHLQEQLDLKLQQRQARETGICPVRRELYSQCFDELIREVTINCAERGLLLLRVRDEIRMTIAAYQTLYESSVAFGMRKALQAEQGKSDMERKIADLETEKRDLERQVNEQKAKCEATEKRESERRQVEEKKHNEEIQFLKRTNQQLKAQLEGIIAPKK, from the exons ATGATCCCCCCTGCGGACTCTCTGCTCAAGTATGACACCCCTGTGCTGGTGAGCCGGAATACGGAGAAACGGGGCCCCAAG GCTCGACCACTGAAAGTCAGCCCCCAGCAGCCTGGACCCTCGGGTCCAGTCCCACAGCCGCCCAAGGGCAAGCTTGCCTCAACTTCCTGTGTCCCAGATCCTACCAAGCAGGCAGAAGAAATCTTGAATGCCATCCTGCCCCCAAG GGAGTGGGTGGAAGACACACAGCTATGGATCCAGCAGGTGTCCAGCACCCCCAGCACCAGGATGGATGTTGTGCACCTCCAGGAGCAGCTGGACTTGAAGCTACAGCAGCGACAGGCCAGGGAGACAGGCATCTGCCCTGTCCGCAGGGAGCTCTACTCTCAATGCTTTG ATGAGCTGATACGGGAGGTGACCATCAACTGTGCGGAGAGGGGGTTGCTGTTGCTGCGAGTCCGGGATGAGATCCGCATGACCATCGCTGCCTACCAGACCTTGTACGAGAGCAGTGTGGCCTTTGGCATGAGGAAGGCACTGCAGGCTGAACAGGGAAAGTCAGACATGGAGAGGAAA ATTGCAgatttggagacagaaaagagagATTTGGAGAGGCAAGTGAATGAGCAGAAGGCGAAATGTGAGGCCACAGAGAAGCGGGAGAGTGAGAGGCGACAGGTGGAGGAGAAGAAGCACAATGAGGAGATTCAGTTCCTAAAGCGTACAAATCAGCAGCTGAAG gccCAACTGGAAGGCATTATTGCACCAAAGAAGTGA